One genomic segment of Pandoraea thiooxydans includes these proteins:
- the bktB gene encoding beta-ketothiolase BktB → MQREVVVVSGVRTAIGDFGGSLKDVAPTELGALVVRESLARAGVSGEEVGHVVFGHVINTEPKDMYLARVAAIGGGVSQDAPALTLNRLCGSGLQAIVSAAQNILLGDADIAIGAGAESMSRAPYLMPGARWGTRMGESRLVDMMLGALHDPFDAIHMGVTAENVAAKWQITRADQDALAVQSHQRAARAIANGYFKDQIVPVMLKTRKGEVAFVTDEHARAEATLDDMAKLRPVFQKDGTVTAGNASGLNDAAAAVVLMERRTAEQRGVKPLARLVSYAHAGVDPRYMGIGPVPATRRALERAGLSVQDLDVIEANEAFAAQACAVTRDLGLDPAKVNPNGSGISLGHPIGATGALITVKALHELQRVGGRYALVTMCIGGGQGIAAIFERI, encoded by the coding sequence ATGCAACGTGAAGTCGTGGTCGTCAGCGGAGTGCGTACTGCCATTGGAGATTTTGGCGGCAGCCTCAAGGATGTCGCGCCAACCGAGCTGGGGGCGCTGGTGGTGCGAGAATCGCTGGCGCGCGCCGGCGTGTCGGGCGAAGAAGTCGGGCACGTGGTGTTCGGTCACGTGATCAACACCGAGCCCAAGGACATGTACCTGGCACGGGTGGCCGCGATCGGCGGCGGTGTGAGCCAGGATGCGCCGGCTTTGACGCTCAACCGCTTGTGCGGCTCCGGCTTGCAGGCAATTGTCTCGGCTGCGCAAAACATTCTGCTGGGCGACGCCGATATTGCCATCGGTGCGGGGGCGGAGAGCATGAGCCGCGCGCCATACCTGATGCCCGGTGCGCGCTGGGGTACCCGCATGGGCGAGTCGCGTCTGGTCGACATGATGCTGGGCGCGCTGCATGACCCGTTCGATGCGATCCATATGGGCGTGACGGCCGAGAATGTCGCGGCCAAGTGGCAGATCACCCGTGCCGACCAGGACGCGCTGGCGGTGCAGTCCCACCAGCGGGCCGCGCGCGCCATCGCCAACGGCTACTTCAAGGATCAGATCGTGCCGGTGATGCTCAAGACGAGGAAGGGAGAGGTCGCTTTCGTCACCGACGAGCATGCGCGCGCCGAGGCGACACTCGACGATATGGCGAAGCTGCGTCCGGTATTCCAGAAAGACGGCACGGTCACGGCTGGCAACGCATCGGGCCTGAACGATGCGGCGGCAGCGGTGGTGCTGATGGAGCGTCGCACCGCCGAGCAGCGTGGCGTCAAGCCGCTGGCGCGTCTGGTGAGCTACGCCCACGCTGGTGTCGATCCGCGCTATATGGGCATCGGCCCGGTGCCGGCCACGCGCCGCGCACTCGAGCGCGCCGGGCTGAGCGTGCAGGACCTCGACGTCATCGAAGCGAACGAGGCATTCGCCGCCCAGGCCTGCGCCGTCACGCGCGATCTCGGACTCGATCCGGCCAAGGTGAATCCCAATGGCTCCGGGATTTCGCTGGGGCACCCGATCGGCGCGACCGGTGCGCTGATCACGGTCAAGGCGCTGCACGAGCTGCAGCGCGTGGGCGGGCGCTATGCGCTGGTGACCATGTGCATCGGCGGCGGGCAGGGCATTGCCGCGATCTTCGAGCGTATCTAG
- a CDS encoding branched-chain amino acid ABC transporter substrate-binding protein, protein MKRFARISAVSVFSLTVGVGAALAASGPIKIGVQAPITGDYAGEGQGIENGVKLLANEQNAAGGLLGRKIDVVVCDDEGKPAQAAICARKLVNDGVIAVIGTYTSGAALAAAPIYSAANVIQTSDGTSDELTAKGWKTFFRNAPPNSAEAVFTAQYLVKAKHYKRIVVLSDHSSYATGLADSVDKAIKADGGNVVAKDYITAGTQDYSAVLTKLKAANPDVVYFSGYYTDGGLIRAQMEQLGMKAAFVGGDANQNAAFAKIAGPAAKGAIIINIPSPENLPYKEAKKFLADYVKAYGSAPPSIYTFTNADGFRAVIAAIKATKSTDTAKLIPWLHNMKGFQGVTGPFSWDAKGERIGSPMAAFEVQADGSYKTVYPM, encoded by the coding sequence ATGAAAAGGTTTGCGAGAATCTCTGCAGTTTCCGTTTTTTCGCTGACGGTAGGGGTAGGCGCCGCACTGGCCGCGAGCGGCCCGATCAAGATCGGGGTCCAGGCGCCGATCACGGGCGATTACGCTGGCGAAGGCCAGGGCATCGAAAATGGCGTGAAGTTGCTGGCCAATGAGCAAAACGCCGCTGGCGGGCTGCTGGGCCGCAAAATCGACGTGGTGGTCTGCGACGACGAAGGCAAGCCGGCTCAGGCCGCGATCTGCGCTCGCAAACTGGTCAACGACGGCGTGATCGCCGTGATCGGGACGTACACCAGCGGCGCCGCGCTGGCGGCCGCGCCGATTTACTCGGCCGCCAACGTGATTCAGACCTCCGACGGCACCAGCGATGAGCTGACCGCCAAGGGCTGGAAGACTTTCTTCCGCAATGCGCCGCCGAACAGCGCCGAAGCCGTGTTCACCGCGCAATACCTGGTCAAGGCCAAGCATTACAAGCGTATCGTCGTGCTGAGCGACCATTCGAGCTACGCCACCGGGCTGGCCGACAGCGTCGACAAGGCTATCAAGGCTGACGGCGGCAATGTCGTTGCGAAGGACTACATCACGGCTGGCACGCAGGATTACAGCGCAGTGCTGACCAAGCTCAAGGCCGCCAACCCCGATGTCGTGTACTTCTCCGGCTATTACACCGATGGCGGCCTGATCCGCGCGCAAATGGAACAACTGGGCATGAAGGCCGCGTTCGTCGGCGGCGATGCCAACCAGAACGCCGCGTTCGCCAAAATCGCTGGCCCGGCCGCCAAGGGCGCGATCATCATCAACATTCCCTCGCCGGAAAACCTGCCGTACAAGGAAGCCAAGAAATTCCTGGCCGACTACGTGAAGGCTTACGGTTCCGCGCCGCCGAGCATCTACACCTTCACCAATGCCGACGGCTTCCGGGCAGTGATCGCTGCGATCAAGGCGACCAAGAGCACCGATACCGCCAAGCTGATTCCGTGGCTGCACAACATGAAGGGCTTCCAGGGCGTGACCGGGCCTTTCTCGTGGGACGCCAAGGGCGAGCGTATCGGCAGCCCGATGGCAGCGTTCGAAGTGCAGGCTGACGGCAGCTACAAGACGGTCTATCCGATGTAA
- a CDS encoding branched-chain amino acid ABC transporter permease, whose protein sequence is MDFILQQFINGLTVGGIYALIALGYTMVYGVLKLINFAHGDLCILGAFIGLTTLTTGVFGGLSTPVLLALAFIIAVIVVGVAGTVLERLAYKPLRRAHRLSPMVSALGASMLIENGIMLIWGPNVRVFPSNLLPTSTWHIAGAYLSFVQLLIIIGAFILMIALYLFVHHTRLGTAIRAAAIDQDAARLMGINVNRVIASVFVIGPVLGAVGGLFIGLYYRQTYFTMGWSYGLNAFIAAIIGGIGNIPGAMLGGLLLGLFNAFAAGYVSSSWQDAITFALLIAILLVRPSGILGERVAEKV, encoded by the coding sequence ATGGACTTTATCCTGCAGCAATTCATCAACGGGCTGACGGTCGGCGGCATTTACGCCTTGATCGCGCTCGGCTATACGATGGTCTACGGGGTGCTCAAGCTGATCAACTTCGCGCACGGGGACCTCTGCATCCTCGGCGCCTTCATCGGCCTGACGACCCTGACCACCGGCGTGTTCGGCGGCCTGTCGACACCCGTGCTCCTAGCTTTGGCATTCATCATCGCGGTGATCGTGGTGGGGGTGGCCGGCACCGTGCTCGAGCGTCTTGCCTACAAGCCGCTGCGCCGCGCGCACCGGCTCTCGCCGATGGTCTCCGCGCTCGGCGCATCGATGCTGATCGAAAACGGCATCATGCTGATCTGGGGCCCGAACGTACGGGTGTTCCCCAGCAATCTGCTGCCCACTTCGACCTGGCATATCGCCGGTGCCTATCTGAGTTTTGTCCAGCTGCTGATTATCATCGGCGCTTTCATCCTGATGATCGCGCTGTATCTGTTCGTTCACCATACCCGGCTTGGCACGGCCATTCGCGCCGCCGCGATTGACCAGGACGCCGCGCGCCTGATGGGCATCAACGTCAATCGCGTGATCGCCAGCGTGTTTGTCATCGGGCCGGTGCTGGGCGCCGTGGGCGGCCTGTTCATCGGACTTTACTATCGCCAGACCTACTTTACGATGGGCTGGTCGTATGGCCTGAATGCTTTTATCGCCGCCATCATCGGCGGGATCGGCAATATCCCGGGCGCGATGCTCGGCGGCTTGTTGCTGGGCCTGTTCAACGCGTTTGCCGCAGGTTACGTGTCGAGCTCCTGGCAGGACGCGATCACCTTCGCGCTGCTCATCGCGATTCTTCTGGTACGTCCGTCCGGCATTCTGGGCGAACGTGTCGCGGAAAAGGTGTAA
- a CDS encoding branched-chain amino acid ABC transporter permease yields MSKTASQPPGPNKLRRTIGPLLWILGLALPLVSSPAWITVGGIFAIYAIVALSQDIVLGRAGMYDMGHAVYFGIGAYITAILAPTFNWPILATIPVAIVVAALLGAVLSAPIVKLRGDYLLVVTIGFNAIFVLAMKNNLFGLTGGPDGIFGIGGPSVFGHAFDSQSDLFYLNWVALALVLWVMRNLDRSALGRTFRYLKYDELAATTLGVNAHRYKVAAFALAAGVAGLAGSLFAMQLSAVSPGSFQFADSVTLFAIVLVGGQASVPGVLLGTAMMFVVPQIFTDLAQYRYLAFGFAMIVIMVLRPQGIWPARRGGQ; encoded by the coding sequence ATGTCAAAAACAGCGTCACAACCGCCCGGCCCCAACAAGTTGCGCCGCACCATCGGACCGCTGCTCTGGATTCTCGGTCTGGCGCTGCCGCTGGTATCGTCGCCGGCCTGGATCACCGTCGGCGGCATCTTCGCCATTTATGCGATCGTCGCGCTCTCGCAAGACATCGTGCTGGGCCGCGCCGGCATGTACGACATGGGCCACGCGGTCTATTTCGGCATCGGCGCCTACATCACGGCGATCCTGGCCCCGACCTTCAACTGGCCGATTCTGGCAACCATTCCCGTGGCGATCGTCGTCGCGGCTTTGCTCGGCGCCGTGCTATCGGCGCCTATCGTCAAGCTGCGCGGTGATTATCTGCTGGTGGTGACGATCGGCTTCAACGCGATCTTCGTGCTCGCCATGAAGAACAATCTGTTCGGCCTGACCGGCGGTCCCGACGGCATCTTCGGCATCGGCGGGCCCTCGGTGTTCGGCCATGCGTTCGATTCGCAGAGCGATCTGTTCTATCTGAACTGGGTGGCGCTGGCGTTGGTGTTGTGGGTAATGCGCAACCTCGACCGCTCGGCGCTCGGGCGCACTTTCCGCTACCTGAAATACGATGAACTCGCCGCCACCACGCTGGGGGTCAACGCGCACCGCTATAAAGTGGCCGCATTCGCCCTGGCCGCCGGCGTCGCGGGTCTGGCCGGTTCCCTGTTCGCCATGCAATTGTCGGCGGTGAGCCCTGGCTCGTTCCAGTTCGCCGACTCGGTGACGCTGTTTGCCATCGTGCTGGTCGGCGGTCAGGCGTCGGTGCCCGGCGTGCTGCTCGGTACCGCAATGATGTTCGTGGTGCCGCAGATCTTTACCGACCTCGCGCAGTACCGTTACCTGGCCTTCGGCTTCGCGATGATCGTCATCATGGTGCTCAGGCCTCAGGGCATTTGGCCGGCAAGGAGGGGCGGGCAATGA
- a CDS encoding ABC transporter ATP-binding protein yields MTQTTTIPAVSGETLLELEGVGISFGGLRAVDDLSFRVQRGQIVGLIGPNGAGKTTVFNLITGVYKPTNGHIRWRGQEVTGLQPDKIAAQGIRRTFQTIRLFADMTVLENVVAGEHLQIKQRWWQGLLNTPAQRREEQALVDRAMEVLQQLNLVDVAHENATSLPYGVQRRVELARTLVARPELIILDEPAAGLNEFESAGLNDTIRAIRDAGVTVILVEHDMSVVMNVTDNIVVINFGKKIAEGKPAEIRNNPLVIEAYLGQEDDDEEEDPLMHAVHTGQVSS; encoded by the coding sequence ATGACTCAAACGACCACGATCCCGGCCGTGTCCGGTGAGACCCTGCTCGAACTGGAGGGCGTGGGCATCAGCTTCGGCGGCCTGCGCGCGGTGGACGACCTGAGCTTTCGCGTCCAGCGCGGCCAGATCGTCGGCCTGATCGGCCCCAACGGCGCCGGCAAGACGACCGTGTTCAATTTGATCACCGGCGTCTACAAGCCGACCAACGGCCACATTCGCTGGCGCGGCCAGGAGGTTACCGGCCTGCAGCCGGACAAGATTGCCGCCCAGGGCATTCGCCGCACGTTTCAGACGATCCGCCTGTTTGCCGACATGACCGTGCTGGAAAACGTCGTCGCCGGCGAGCATCTGCAGATCAAGCAGCGCTGGTGGCAGGGCCTGTTGAATACGCCCGCGCAGCGGCGCGAGGAGCAAGCGCTCGTCGATCGTGCGATGGAGGTGCTGCAACAGCTCAATCTCGTCGATGTGGCACACGAAAATGCCACTTCGCTACCCTATGGCGTGCAGCGGCGGGTCGAGTTGGCGCGCACGCTGGTCGCGCGTCCGGAACTGATCATTCTCGACGAGCCCGCAGCCGGCTTGAACGAGTTCGAATCGGCGGGACTTAACGACACCATTCGCGCGATTCGGGACGCGGGCGTCACCGTGATTCTGGTGGAACACGACATGAGCGTGGTCATGAACGTGACCGACAACATCGTCGTGATCAATTTCGGCAAGAAGATCGCGGAAGGCAAGCCCGCGGAAATCCGCAACAATCCCCTGGTGATCGAGGCCTATCTCGGCCAGGAGGATGACGATGAAGAGGAAGATCCGCTGATGCATGCGGTACATACCGGACAGGTGAGCTCATGA
- a CDS encoding ABC transporter ATP-binding protein, with the protein MSLLEVEDLRVNYGHIQALKGISLQVAEREVVAILGANGAGKTTLMRTLSGLITPQSGKITFAGTETTRLGADKIVRLGIGQSPEGRRVFGTLSVAENLRLGGFTRPPAEIGQSCEYVYKIFPRLYERRAQLAGTLSGGEQQMLAIGRALVTKPKLLLLDEPSLGLAPIIVRNIFQVLREVRATGVTILIVEQNARMALKLADRGYVLEVGRLQHEGSSKELLASPEIQAAYLGHG; encoded by the coding sequence ATGAGCCTGCTCGAAGTCGAAGACCTGCGTGTCAACTATGGCCACATCCAGGCGCTCAAGGGGATTTCCCTGCAGGTCGCCGAACGGGAGGTGGTCGCCATCCTCGGCGCCAATGGCGCCGGCAAGACCACCCTGATGCGTACGCTCAGCGGATTGATCACACCGCAGTCCGGCAAGATCACCTTCGCCGGCACCGAGACGACCCGGCTGGGTGCCGACAAGATCGTCCGGCTGGGCATCGGGCAATCGCCCGAGGGTCGGCGCGTGTTCGGCACGCTGTCGGTCGCCGAAAATCTGCGTCTGGGCGGCTTCACCCGCCCGCCGGCGGAGATCGGCCAGAGCTGCGAATACGTCTACAAAATTTTTCCGCGGCTCTATGAGCGGCGCGCTCAGTTGGCCGGCACGCTCTCCGGCGGCGAGCAGCAAATGCTGGCGATCGGCCGCGCGCTGGTCACCAAGCCCAAGCTGTTGCTGCTCGACGAGCCGAGCCTCGGCCTGGCGCCGATCATCGTGCGAAACATCTTCCAGGTGCTGCGCGAGGTGCGCGCCACGGGCGTGACCATCCTGATCGTCGAGCAGAACGCGCGCATGGCGCTCAAGCTCGCCGATCGCGGTTACGTGCTGGAAGTCGGGCGTCTTCAGCATGAAGGTTCGTCCAAGGAATTGCTGGCATCGCCGGAGATTCAGGCAGCATATCTCGGCCACGGTTGA